A stretch of Triticum aestivum cultivar Chinese Spring chromosome 1D, IWGSC CS RefSeq v2.1, whole genome shotgun sequence DNA encodes these proteins:
- the LOC100146090 gene encoding V-type proton ATPase subunit C: MATRYWIAALPVADDNVAAGKTALWARLQDAISRHSFDTPLYRFTVPDLRPGTLDSLLALSDDLVKSNIFIEGVSHKIRRQIEDLERAGGVEPGTLTVDGVPVDSYLTRFVWDEGKYPVNAPLKETVASIQSQVAKIEDDMKVRVAEYGNVKSQLGTINRKQTGSLAVRDLSNLIKPEDMVTSEHLVTLLSIVPKYSQKDWLSSYESLDTFVVPRSSKKLYEDNEYALYTVTLFAKVVDNFKVHAREKGFQIRDFEYSPEAQESRKQELEKLLQDQEVMRTSLLQWCYASYSEVFSSWMHFSAVRVFVESILRYGLPARFLSVVLAPSTKSEKKVRNILEGLCGNANSSYWRSEDDVGMAAGLGGETESHPYVSFTINFV, from the exons ATGGCGACGCGGTACTGGATCGCCGCCCTGCCCGTCGCCGACGACAACGTCGCCGCCGGCAAGACGGCCCTCTGGGCGCGCCTCCAGGACGCCATCTCCCGCCACTCCTTCGACACCCCGCTCTACCGC TTCACCGTCCCGGATCTCCGCCCCGGCACGCTCGACTCCCTGCTCGCCCTCAGCGACGACCTCGTCAAG tccaacatcttcatcgagggcGTGTCGCACAAGATCCGCCGGCAGATCGAGGACCTGGAGCGCGCCGGAGGTGTCGAGCCCGGCACCCTCACCGTCGACGGCGTCCCCGTCGACAGCTACCTCACCAG GTTTGTGTGGGACGAGGGCAAGTACCCCGTCAACGCCCCGCTCAAGGAGACCGTCGCCAGCATCCAGTCCCAGGTCGCCAAGATCGAGGACGACATGAAG GTTAGAGTTGCTGAATACGGTAATGTTAAGAGCCAGCTTGGCACAATCAACAGGAAGCAAACTGGAAG TTTAGCAGTTCGTGACCTTTCCAACCTCATAAAGCCAGAGGATATGGTCACTTCGGAACATCTAGTGACACTCCTTTCTATTGTGCCAAAATATTCCCAAAAAGACTGGTTATCAAGCTACGAGTCACTCGATACGTTTGTG GTTCCGAGATCGTCAAAAAAGCTTTACGAGGACAACGAGTATGCTCTCTACACTGTAACATTATTTGCCAAGGTTGTTGACAACTTTAAGGTCCATGCTCGTGAGAAAGGTTTCCAG ATCCGTGACTTTGAGTATAGTCCTGAAGCACAGGAGAGTCGGAAGCAAGAGCTAGAAAAACTGCTGCAAGACCAGGAAGTTATGAGGACCTCTCTATTGCAATGGTGCTATGCAAGCTACAGTGAG GTATTTAGCTCCTGGATGCATTTCTCTGCTGTTCGTGTCTTCGTAGAGAGTATTCTGAGATATGGTCTGCCAGCACGGTTCCTG TCTGTTGTCCTAGCACCATCTACAAAGAGCGAGAAGAAAGTAAGGAACATCTTGGAAGGGCTATGTGGCAATGCCAACAG CAGCTactggagatccgaagacgacgTTGGCATGGCTGCTGGCCTGGGAGGCGAGACAGAGTCTCACCCTTACGTCTCCTTCACCATAAACTTTGTCTGA